The following nucleotide sequence is from Paracrocinitomix mangrovi.
CTGTCTTTAAAGCTGGGAAAATGGAATTGGAGACAAAGACTAAGCGGAGACATTGGCGGAAGAAAATCTGAAGACTTAATTTCTAATATTTTGTTTGAAGGAGATTATAAAGGTGGGTTTAGTGTTTGGTCTAATCGCTTCAGTGTATCGTTGGGAACTGTAGTTTCTTTTCAACCTACTCCAAAATTGGAAATTGGATTGCCAATCATGTTTTGCACAAGAATGACTTCTGAAGTGGGAAGTTACTATTTATATGAAGGTCAAACAATAGATCCAAATGATGTAGCTTCAACTAGTGAAGTTAATAAGTCAAACAAAGTTGTGATCAATAGAAAATGGATGCCTGGACTTAAAACAGGTTTAGAATTGGTAGCATTTCCAAATAGTGCATTATCCTTGCTTTGCAGAGTAAATTACCAATATTTTGGTTGGCGGGATGTCTATGATGTTTCAACAGCAAAGTTGAATCCGGTGAACAATGAAATTACTGTAGATCATGACAGAGTATGGAGTACACCGGAATGGGGTATAACTATTGGTTTAAAATACTATTTCTATAAAGTGTCAAAGAGTGTTCAATCCAATAGGACAAAAAAAGAGGATAACCCAAAAGTTATCCTCACTCCTAAAAAAAGGCAATAAGTCTTTAGTGAATTCCTTTAGCGGCAAGATATCTTTCAGCATCTAAAGCTGCCATACAACCTGTTCCTGCTGCTGTTACCGCTTGTCTGTAAACATGATCCGCGGCATCTCCTGAAACAAATACACCTTCAATATTGGTTTTAGATGTTCCCGGTTTGTTGATAATATATCCTGTTTCATCAAGGTCTAACCAATCTTTGAATACATCAGTGTTTGGTTTATGTCCGATAGCAATAAACACTCCGGTACAAGGGATTTCAGTAGTTTCTCCTGTTTTATTATTTTTTGTACGAACTTGTTGAACAACCTGTCCGTCACCCATTACTTCATCAATTTCAGTATTGTACATGATCGTAATGTTCTCAATTCCTTTTACACGTTTTTCCATGATGTCAGAAGCTCTAAATTGCTCTCTTCTTACAAGCATGGTAACTTTTGTACAGATGTTAGATAAGTAACTCGCTTCCTCACATGCCGAATCTCCCGCACCAACTATTACTACTTCTTGTCCTCTGTAAAAGAATCCATCACAAACTGCACAGGCAGAAACACCTCCACCATTTTTCAAATATTTTTGTTCAGATTCAATTCCTAAATATTTAGCTGAAGCTCCTGTAGCAATAATAACACTGTCTGCATGAATTTCTTTTTCTCCATCAACCCAAACTTTATGAACAGGACCTGTGAAATCAACTTTGGTGATCCATCCACCTCTTACATCTGTACCAAATCTCTCAGCTTGTTGCTGTAATTCGATCATCATTTCAGGTCCGGTAATTCCTTGAGGATATCCTGGGAAATTCTCAACTTCGTTTGTAGTTGTTAACTGACCTCCTGGTTGTAATCCCTGGTACATAACCGGATGCATGTTGGCACGTGATGCATAAATTGCTGCAGTGTATCCTGCAGGACCTGATCCAATTATCAGGCATTTCACTTTTTCGATCTCTTCGCTCATTTTATTATTCTATTAATTTTTTTTGTTTGAGGGTAGACAAATATAATTGCTTTACCTTACTTCTGGGTCCTATTTCACATGAATAAAATCTATTAACTGATAGTTAAAACTGATAATTCTTGAAGACCTAAAAAAATATTCATTCTCCCAAATTTTTTTTTTCAATTTAAAGGCCGTATTTTTGCAAGAATTTTGAAGGGTTTCCCATTATGATTGACAAAAGTCTTTTTAAGAAAAAAGAATTATATCCATTCCAGAAAAAGGTCGTTGACCAGATAATTTCAGAGCTTACCGAACAAGGGGAAAACTTTAACTTGCTCTTTCAGTTGCCTACTGGTGGAGGTAAAACTGTGATTTTCTCCAACATTGCCAGAGAATACATTCAAAAAAACAATAAAAAAGTTTTAATTCTTACTCACCGTATTGAGTTGTGTATTCAAACATCAAAGCAACTTACTGCTTTGAATGTTGGTAATAAAGTGATCAACAGTATGGTAAAAGAATTAGAAGATCAAAATGAGTTTGATTCTTTTACTGCAATGGTTGAAACCCTAAACAACCGTCTACAAGATGACAGTGAGTTTATTAAAAACGTTGGACTTGTAATCGTAGATGAGGCTCACAATAATTCATTTAGAAAGATTTTTCAATACTTTGAAAATGTAAATATTTTGGGAGTTACAGCTACTCCTTTAAGTTCTAATAAATCACTTCCGCTTAAGGATAATTACGATAAATTAATCGTAGGAGAAAGTATCAAATCATTAATTGAAGGAGGATACCTTTCTGATGCTGAAACTTACACCTATGATGTAAATCTTCATGGATTGAAAATTGGTGTCAATGGAGATTTTACCGTTAGTTCTTCTGACAAAGTGTACAGCAACTACTTTATGCAAGAAAAGCTTTTGTTTGCTTATGAAGAGGTAGCTGTAGGTAAAAAGACATTGATATTTAATTCAGGAATTGAGTCGTCTAAATCAGTATACGAATTGTTTAAAAAGAACAATTATAAAGTACGTCACCTTGATAGTACATTTAGTGATACAGATAGAAAAGACATTCTTAAATGGTTCAAAGAAACTCCCGGAGCTGTTTTAACTTCAGTAGGAATTTTAACTACCGGATTTGACGAACCAACGGTAGAAACTATTATTCTGAATAGAGCTACAAGATCATTGACACTTTATCACCAGATGATAGGTCGTGGATCAAGAAAATTAGAGCACAAAAGTAATTTCCAGGTGATTGATCTTGGTAACAATGTGCGAAGATTTGGATATTGGCAAGAGTACATTGACTGGCAAGATGCTTTCAACTATCCGGATAGATTCTTAGAATCTAGATTGAGTGAAGAAGACGATATGTTGTTTGAGGCGGATTATGAATTGTCAAGAACACTAAAAGATAGATTGAAGCATCCGGAAAAACTAGAAGAATTTTCAATGAAAGAAATCTACGAGCAATGCATTTCTGAAGGAAAGAAAGGTAAAGATGCTGTAGATATATCATTGGATAATCACTTTGAGGTAGTTGCAGAAAATTCTGAAGATATGTATGACGGATTATTGTTGTTACAAGATCTGCAAGATGATATTGAAAGAAGATTGAAGCACTATACAAAGTGCATTACTAAGGCCACTGATAACTACTTGAACTGGTTAAAAGAAACTTATAACCGTCAATTGTCGCAAAGAATCAGGGCTGAGCTTGATGCTGAGTAATTAGCGAGCACTTTGTTCCCTAAATTCAAATTCAATACACTTAAATCAGTTTAAGATACCGTAAACTCAATTGAGGAGTATGTTTAGGTTTTTGTTATGCACGCATAACCAACCTTGGTATAGTCTTTGTCGTTTATATAATAAAGAAAGCGATATTAAAATGAGCATCAGAGAACGCATAACGGCCGTATTTGTCTTGCAGAGATTTGTGAGGTTGAGCAGGGTTTTGTTGCCAATGTATATGGACCTTTCATCAAAAAAGAGTCTGTCACTTTCTGAAGAAAATAAATTAGCGGGGATTAAGCAGGTTTACG
It contains:
- the trxB gene encoding thioredoxin-disulfide reductase, which translates into the protein MSEEIEKVKCLIIGSGPAGYTAAIYASRANMHPVMYQGLQPGGQLTTTNEVENFPGYPQGITGPEMMIELQQQAERFGTDVRGGWITKVDFTGPVHKVWVDGEKEIHADSVIIATGASAKYLGIESEQKYLKNGGGVSACAVCDGFFYRGQEVVIVGAGDSACEEASYLSNICTKVTMLVRREQFRASDIMEKRVKGIENITIMYNTEIDEVMGDGQVVQQVRTKNNKTGETTEIPCTGVFIAIGHKPNTDVFKDWLDLDETGYIINKPGTSKTNIEGVFVSGDAADHVYRQAVTAAGTGCMAALDAERYLAAKGIH
- a CDS encoding DEAD/DEAH box helicase, encoding MIDKSLFKKKELYPFQKKVVDQIISELTEQGENFNLLFQLPTGGGKTVIFSNIAREYIQKNNKKVLILTHRIELCIQTSKQLTALNVGNKVINSMVKELEDQNEFDSFTAMVETLNNRLQDDSEFIKNVGLVIVDEAHNNSFRKIFQYFENVNILGVTATPLSSNKSLPLKDNYDKLIVGESIKSLIEGGYLSDAETYTYDVNLHGLKIGVNGDFTVSSSDKVYSNYFMQEKLLFAYEEVAVGKKTLIFNSGIESSKSVYELFKKNNYKVRHLDSTFSDTDRKDILKWFKETPGAVLTSVGILTTGFDEPTVETIILNRATRSLTLYHQMIGRGSRKLEHKSNFQVIDLGNNVRRFGYWQEYIDWQDAFNYPDRFLESRLSEEDDMLFEADYELSRTLKDRLKHPEKLEEFSMKEIYEQCISEGKKGKDAVDISLDNHFEVVAENSEDMYDGLLLLQDLQDDIERRLKHYTKCITKATDNYLNWLKETYNRQLSQRIRAELDAE